From the genome of Candidatus Sulfotelmatobacter sp.:
CCGATCCGGCGCACACGCTGCACGACATCGCCCCGCAGGCCGCCGACAAGCTCGAGAACGTCTCGCTGATCGGCAACCGCTTCTACCTCGAGTACCTGCACGACGCGCATTCCGCCGTGCGGATCGTCGGCCTGGACGGCAGCGATCTCGGCGCGATCGACCTGCCGGGGATCGGCAGCGGCGGCTTGCCGACCGGCAAGCGCGGCGATCGCATCGCCTACTACACCTTCACCTCGTTCACGTTCCCGACCACCGTCTACCGCTTCGACACCGCGACCGCGACCAGCACGGTCGCGGTGCAGCCCAAGATCGCCTTCGACAGCGCGCAGTACGTGACCGAGCAGATGTTCGCGACCTCGAAGGACGGCACGCGGGTGCCGGTCTTCGTCGTGCACCGCAAGGGGATGCCGCTCGACGGCACGACGCCGACGATCCTGTACGGCTACGGCGGCTTCGACATCTCGATCACGCCGTATTTCGCCTCCAGCGTCGCCATGTGGCTGCAGATGGGCGGGGCATACGCGGTCGCGACGCTGCGTGGCGGCGGCGAGTACGGCGAGGACTGGCACCACGCCGGCTGGCGCGGCAACAAGCAGCACGTCTTCGACGACTTCATCGCCGCCGCGCAGATGCTGATCGACCGCAAGATCACCTCGACGCCGCGCCTGGCCATCAACGGCGGCTCGAACGGCGGTCTGCTGGTCGGGGCGTGCCTGACGCAGCGGCCGGACCTGTTCGGCGCGGCGATCCCCGAAGTCGGCGTGCTCGACATGCTGCGCTATCAGCGGTTCACCGTCGGCAAGGCGTGGATCCCCGAGTACGGCGACGCGACCGCGTCGGCCGACGCCTTCAAGTGGCTCTACGCGTACTCGCCCGATCACAACGTGCACGTCGGGACGCACTATCCGCCGACGCTGGTGATGACCTCGGATCACGACGACCGCGTCTATCCGGCGCACTCGTTCAAGTTCGCGGCCGCGCTGCAGTACGCGCAAGGCGGCGACGCGCCGATCTTGCTGCGCGTCGAGTCGAAAGCCGGCCACGGCGCCGGCCGCCCGACGGACAAGATCATCGACGAACTCGCCGACCGCTACGCGTTCCTGGTCAAGAACCTGGCCTTCGTTCCGACCCTGTAGCGGGTTCGTCAGTTCGCGATCGCGAGGACCTGCGCGCCGGGCAGCTGCGCCAGCAGCGCGCCCGGCAACAGCAGTTTCGAGCGGCGCACGCCGCTGCCGATGACGACGTCGCCCGCGGCGGTCACGCGCTCGTCGATCAGCAGCGGCCAATCGGCGGAGAGCCCGAGCGGCGTGATGCCGCCGTACTCCATCCCGGTCGCTTCGACCGCGGCGTCCATCGCCGCGAACGAGAGCTTGCTCGCGCCGA
Proteins encoded in this window:
- a CDS encoding prolyl oligopeptidase family serine peptidase; this translates as MRRLALAIAALMAATPLLAAGARLTYPPAPRGTVTDTYFGTVVADPYRWLEDVDSPQTTAWVRAEGALTRSYLDAIPQRDAIKAKYRTLLDYDRLSAPFREGTHWFYFHNSGLQNQAVLYIRDSEAGPARVFLDPNTLAADGTVALAGQEFTRDGKYMAYSTQASGSDWQTWHVRDVATDRDLPDTIQWSKFSDATWVGDAGFYYSAYDPPTAANATLSALGVQKVFFHRLGTPQSADALVYASSAHPDEFVGVGSTEDERYVFLQRSKGDGTSLQWKRAGEPDTAFKTIFALDPTVSYNVIGDDGNRIYIQTNAGAPRWRLCWLDVTDPAHTLHDIAPQAADKLENVSLIGNRFYLEYLHDAHSAVRIVGLDGSDLGAIDLPGIGSGGLPTGKRGDRIAYYTFTSFTFPTTVYRFDTATATSTVAVQPKIAFDSAQYVTEQMFATSKDGTRVPVFVVHRKGMPLDGTTPTILYGYGGFDISITPYFASSVAMWLQMGGAYAVATLRGGGEYGEDWHHAGWRGNKQHVFDDFIAAAQMLIDRKITSTPRLAINGGSNGGLLVGACLTQRPDLFGAAIPEVGVLDMLRYQRFTVGKAWIPEYGDATASADAFKWLYAYSPDHNVHVGTHYPPTLVMTSDHDDRVYPAHSFKFAAALQYAQGGDAPILLRVESKAGHGAGRPTDKIIDELADRYAFLVKNLAFVPTL